The following DNA comes from Flavobacterium sp. N3904.
TGTTAGACCCAGAATACATACAGGAATCGGAACTTCTGATTCGCATATTATTCACAAATTGCAAACCACTCGTGAAGATGTAATAGCAAGAGCCAAACATGCCGTTGCCCATGCAAAGAAGTACGTTGAAGACGTAGAGTTTTATGCAGAAGATGCCGGCAGAACTGAAAATGCTTTTTTGGCAAAAGTTTGCGAGGAAGTAATCAAATCAGGAGCTACAGTTCTTAATATACCAGATACTACGGGATATTGTTTGCCGGAAGAATACGGTGCAAAAATAAAATACTTAAAAGAAAACGTAAAAGGAATCGAAAATGTAATCATTTCTTGTCATTGTCATAATGATTTAGGAATGGCAACTGCCAATTCAATTGCCGGTGCGGTAAATGGAGCTCGCCAAATAGAATGTACAATTAATGGGATAGGGGAGAGAGCAGGAAATACAGCGCTTGAAGAAGTAGTTATGATTTTCAAACAACATCCTTACCTGAATTTATACACGGATATCGACAGTAAACAATTGAACGAAATGAGCCGATTGGTTTCTGAAAGTATGGGAATGATTGTTCAGCCAAATAAAGCGATTGTAGGTGCCAATGCCTTTGCGCACAGTTCTGGAATCCATCAAGATGGAGTGATAAAAAATAGAGCTACTTATGAAATCATGGATCCCTTAGATGTTGGTGTCAATGAGTCGTCTATTATTCTTACCGCAAGAAGCGGTAGAGCAGCTTTGGCATACAGAGCTAAAAAAGTGGGTTACGAACTGACAAAAGTACAATTGGATATTGTTTATGTTGAGTTTTTAAAATTTGCTGATGTCAAGAAAGAAGTTTTGGATCATGATATTCATCAAATTATTGAAGCCAGTAAGATATATATCAATAACTATTAATAGAGAAAATTCTTTTAAAAAAATAAATAATTATGAACTTAAAAATAGCTGTACTTGCAGGAGATGGAATTGGACCTGAGGTTATTTTGCAGGCTAAAAAAGCATTGTATGCTATTAGTGTTGCCTATGATCATGAGTTTATTTTTGAGGATGCTTTGATAGGAGCAACTGCCATAGAAAAAACTAGAAATCCATTACCAGAGCAAACATTAAATCTTTGTTTGAATACAGATGCTGTTTTGTTTGGTGCTATTGGAAATCCAAAATACGATAATAATCCAGAATCCAAAATTCGACCAGAGCAAGGATTACTAAAACTTAGAAAGGAATTAGGGCTTTATGCTAATATAAGACCTATAAAGCCTTTCAAAAATTTGTTGGATGCTTCTCCAATTAAAAAAGAGGTAATCGAAAATGTTGATTTTGTAATTTTTAGAGAATTAACGGGAGGATCTTATTATGGTGAAAAGGTAATAAACGAAGAAGGTACTTTTGCATCTGATATTTGTGAATATTCTGAAAACGAAATCAATCGCATTACACATCAAGCTTTCAAAGCAGCTCAAAATAGAAGAAAAAAAGTAACATTGGTGGATAAAGCTAATGTACTGGAGACTTCCAGATTGTGGAGAAAATTGGTAAAAAACATTGCGCTTCAATATCCAGATGTGAAATTAGAATGTCAATACATTGACAATGTAGCGATGCAAATAATCACAGATCCCAAACAATATGATGTCATTTTAACCGAGAATTTATTTGGAGATATTTTGTCAGACGAAGCTTGTGCTATAATGGGATCAATCGGATTAATGGCATCGGCATCAATTGGAGATCATAATGCACTGTTTGAACCTATTCATGGGTCGTATCCACAGGCAAAAGGGAAAAATATAGCTAATCCTATTGCTTCTATTTTATCGGCAGCTATGTTGTTGGAGCATTTTGGGTTAGAAAAAGAAGCTAAGAAAGTATACGAAGCTGTAGAGAAAGCGATTGAATATAAAGTGGTTACTATTGATTTAAACCCGGGTTCAAGATTTGGGACAAACGATGTCGGCGATTTTATTTCAAATGTAATATTAAGTAAAGATGATTTGTATTTTAAAAATGATAATGTTCAAATTGGGCAATCAACTATCGTTTAGACAATATAAATCATAAAATATTGCATTATATCACTAAAAATGATTGGATTGTTGTGAAAATGTTTTTTTATTGAATTTGTTTTTAATACTTTTGCGGTGTTAAAAAATAAAAAATGAAACGCATTACCAACGTCCTTGTAGTTCTAAGTGTCATTGTGATTATCACAGATGAAAAGGGATTGGTATAAATATAAATGTGCAAACAGATATAAAACCTCCCAAAATTTTGGGAGGTTTTTTTTTAGATAAAATTTAAATACACAAATTAACATACAATGGAATTAAATAAATACAGCAAAATAATCACGCAAGACGAAACACAACCAGCTTCTCAAGCTATGTTCTACGGAATTGGTTTGACAGAAGAGGATCTAAAAAAAGCGCAGGTAGGAATTGTGAGCATGGGTTACGACGGAAATCCTTGCAATATGCACTTAAACGACTTGGCCAAAGATGTTAAGACTGGTGTCTGGAAAGAAGATTTAGTTGGTTTGATATTTAACACTATTGGTGTAAGTGATGGTATTTCAAATGGTAATGACGGAATGCGTTTTTCTTTGGTTTCTCGTGATGTTATTGCAGATTCTATCGAAACGGTTATGGGTGCACAGTGGTACGACGCTATGATTGCTGTTCCAGGTTGTGATAAAAATATGCCAGGTGCTTTAATGGCAATGGGAAGAGTAAATCGCCCTTCTATAATGGTTTACGGAGGATCTATTCACCCAGGAAAATGGAAAGGTGAAGATTTGAATATTGTTTCAGCTTTTGAAGCGTTGGGCAAAAAAATCAAAAATACAATTACACCTGAAGATTTCAAAGGAGTAATTCAAAATGCTTGTCCAGGTGCTGGAGCTTGCGGTGGAATGTATACAGCTAACACCATGTCATCAGCGATTGAAGCATTAGGAATGAGTTTGCCTTATAGTTCTTCTAATCCTGCTTTGAGTGCCGAAAAGAAACAAGAATGTGTTGATGCTGGTAAAGCTATCAAAATACTATTGGAAAAAGATATTAAACCTAGGGACATTATGACTCGTAAAGCATTCGAAAATGCAATTACGATGGTCGCTGTTTTAGGAGGTTCTACGAATGCTGTAATGCATTTAATTGCAATGGCTCACTCAGTTGGCATTGAACTTACATTAAAAGATTTCCAGGATATTAGTGATAAAACACCATTATTAGCTGACTTGAAACCAAGCGGTAAATACTTAATGGAAGATTTACATAATGTGGGCGGAGTTCCTGCGGTAATGAAATATTTATTAAAAGAAGGTCTGTTACACGGTGATTGTTTAACAGTAACTGGAAAAACGATAGCAGAGAATTTAGCATCAGTACCTGATTTGCAGGATGGACAACAAGTCATTCATGAAATCCAAAAAGCATTAAAAGCGACTGGAAATATCCAAATTCTATACGGAAACTTAGCAACAGAAGGTTGTGTCGCTAAAATTAGTGGTAAAGAAGGAGAGTTTTTTGAAGGTACAGCAGTAGTTTTTGAAGGCGAAAAAGATGTAATCAGAGGAATACAAGCAGGCGAAGTAAAACCTGGAAATGTAGTGATTATTCGTTATTGTGGTCCAAAAGGTGGTCCAGGAATGTCTGAAATGTTAAAACCAACATCTGCTATTATGGGTGCTGGTTTAGGAAATTCAGTTGCTTTGATTACTGATGGAAGATTCTCTGGTGGTTCACACGGTTTTGTCGTCGGACACGTTACTCCAGAAGCATATGAAGGCGGTGGAATCGCTTTAATTGAAAACGGAGATGTAATTACAATTGATGCGGTAAATAATACCATTGATATGAAAATTTCTGACGAAGAATTCTCAAAACGCAAAGCCAATTGGAAAAGACCAGAATCACCAATTAAACAAGGAGTTTTACTTAAATATATGCGTTCGGTCTCCAGTGCTTCAGAGGGATGTGTTACTGACAAATAATTTAAGAAAACAAACAAAGCTGTAAATCTTCAAAACAAAGATTTTCAGGTTTAAAAATATAAAATAAGAAAATGAAAATATCAGGTGCAGAAGCCGTAATCAGATGCTTATTAGCCGAAGGAGTTGACCTAGTTTATGGGTATCCTGGAGGTGCTATAATGCCTGTTTACGACGAGTTATATAAATTTCAAGATCAATTGCATCATGTTTTGGTGCGTCACGAACAAGGGGCAACTCATGCAGCACAAGGGTATGCAAGAGCTACAGGAAAAGTTGGAGTTGCAATTGCCACATCAGGACCAGGTGCTACTAATTTGGTTACAGGAATTGCAGATGCACAAATTGATTCCACTCCTATGGTGTGTATTACTGGTCAAGTTGGAAAACATTTATTGGGATCAGATGCTTTTCAAGAGACAGATATTATAGGAATATCGACTCCGGTAACCAAATGGAATTATCAAGTAACTGAGGCGCATGAAATTCCTAAAATTATAGCAAAAGCTTTTTTTATTGCAAAATCAGGACGTCCGGGGCCAGTATTGATTGATATTACAAAAAATGCACAGTTTGACGAACTGGATTTTAGTTATGAAAAATGTACTAGCATTAGAAGTTACACTCCAAAGCCTACTTTAAATCTTGAAAAAGTTAAGGAAGCGGCAGACTTAATTAATAATGCCAAAAAGCCATACATTATTTTTGGACAAGGTATCATACTTAGCGAAGCGGAAGAACAATTAAAAGAATTGGTAGAAAAAACAGGTATTCCTGCAGCGTGGACAATTTTGGGGCTTTCAGCCTTACCAACTGATCATCCTTTGAATGTTGGAATGTTAGGAATGCACGGAAATTATGGTCCAAATATCCTGACCAATGAATGTGATGTATTGATTGCATTAGGAATGCGTTTTGATGACCGTATAACAGGAAACTTAGCCACTTATGCGAAACAAGCCAAAGTAATTCATTTTGAAATTGATCCTGCTGAAGTAGATAAAAACGTTAAAACAACAGTTGCCGTTTTGGCCGATGTAAAAGAAGCATTAACCGCTTTGATTCCTTTGGTTGAAAGTAAAACGCATGATGCTTGGCATAACGAGTTCAAAGAAAAGTATAAAATTGAATTGGAAGCTGTTATCAATGAAGAATTAGCCCCAACTAATAATCGTGGAATTTCAATGGGCGAAACTATAGAAATGATTAATAAACATTCTAATGGTGATGCGATTATGGTTTCGGATGTGGGACAACACCAAATGTTTACTTGTCGGTATTCTAAATTCAATAAGTCAAAAAGCAACATTACTTCTGGAGGTTTAGGAACAATGGGATTTGCTTTGCCAGCTGCAATTGGAGCTAAAATGGGAAGGCCAGATCGAGAAGTAGTTGCAATTATTGGAGATGGTGGTTTTCAAATGACAATTCAGGAATTGGGCACCATTTTTCAAACTAAGGTTCCAGTTAAAATAGTTGTTTTAAACAATGAATTTTTAGGAATGGTACGACAATGGCAAGAACTCTTTTTTGATAATAGATACGCTTCAACTGTAATGACGAATCCTAATTTTACAGCCATTGCAGAAGGATATTACATTAAATCCAAGAAAGTAACTAAAAGAGAAGATTTGGATGAAGCTGTTGCAGAAATGATGGCTTCAAAAGATTCTTATTTCTTAGAGGTAATGGTAGAAAAAGAAAACAACGTATTTCCGATGATTCCTACAGGAGCATCGGTTTCTGATATCCGATTAAGCTAATATTCTAATTATGGAAAATAAAATGTTCACCATTTCTGTATATTCAGAAAATAACGTTGGCTTGCTAAACAGAATATCAGGCATATTCTTGAAACGCCACATCAACATATTGAGTTTAAATGTTTCCGAATCTGAAATCGAAAATGTTTCTAGATTTATTATAGTTGTCAATACCACCGAAAAGTGGGTACAAAATATTGTTGGCCAAATCGAAAAACAAATTGAAGTTATCAAAGCGTTTTATCACATCGATGAAGAAACTATATTTTTGGAAAGCGCCTTGTTTAAAATAGAATCCAGTTTGCTTTTTGACGAAAGACAAATTCAGAACATCATTAAAGACAGTAAATCTGAAATTGTGACTGTATCTAGAGAGTTTTTTGTGATTTCAAAATCGGGGAAACGATCAGAGATTGAAGATTTATATGCAAAATTAAAACCTTTTGGGATTATGCAATTTGTACGCTCAGGCAGAATCTCAGTTTCGAAAGAAAAAATGGAAATTTCAACATTATTGGAAGCACTTTCATAATAGACAGAAGGCTTTCGGTTTTTTAAATTAATTATTAAAATTTTACATTCATTAAATATTAAAAAAAATGGCAAATTATTTCAATTCATTACCACTTAGATTACAATTAGAACAATTAGGAGTTTGCGAATTCATGGATCAGTCCGAATTTGCAAATGGAATAGATGCATTGGCAGGAAAAAAAGTAGTTATTGTAGGTTGTGGAGCTCAAGGTTTAAACCAAGGTTTGAACATGAGAGATTCAGGTTTAGATATTTCTTATGCATTGCGTGCCGATGCTATTGCTGAAAAAAGAGCTTCTTTTAAAAATGCAACAGATAATGGTTTCAAAGTGGGAACTTATGAAGAATTAATCCCAACAGCTGATTTGGTTTGTAACCTTACACCAGATAAACAACACACTGCTGTAGTTACAGCAATTATGCCATTGATGAAAGAAGGAGCTACTTTGGCTTATTCTCATGGATTTAATATCGTTGAAGAAGGAATGCAAATTCGTAAAGACTTAACCGTTATTATGTGTGCTCCAAAATGTCCAGGATCTGAAGTGCGTGAAGAATATAAAAGAGGTTTTGGTGTGCCAACACTTATCGCTGTTCACCCAGAAAACGATCCAAACGGAGAAGGTTTAGAGCAAGCTAAAGCATACGCAGTGGCAACTGGAGGTCACAAAGCAGGAGTTTTAAAATCTTCATTTGTAGCTGAAGTAAAATCAGATTTAATGGGGGAACAAACTATTCTTTGCGGAATGTTGCAAACTGGGTCTATTTTATGTTTTGATAAAATGGTTGAAAAAGGAATTGAACCAGCATATGCTTCAAAATTAATTCAATACGGTTGGGAA
Coding sequences within:
- a CDS encoding 2-isopropylmalate synthase, translating into MNREKVQIFDTTLRDGEQVPGCKLDTNQKLVIANRLDEMGVDIIEAGFPVSSPGDFLSVSEICKIVKNATVCGLTRAVENDIDVAAAALKHAVRPRIHTGIGTSDSHIIHKLQTTREDVIARAKHAVAHAKKYVEDVEFYAEDAGRTENAFLAKVCEEVIKSGATVLNIPDTTGYCLPEEYGAKIKYLKENVKGIENVIISCHCHNDLGMATANSIAGAVNGARQIECTINGIGERAGNTALEEVVMIFKQHPYLNLYTDIDSKQLNEMSRLVSESMGMIVQPNKAIVGANAFAHSSGIHQDGVIKNRATYEIMDPLDVGVNESSIILTARSGRAALAYRAKKVGYELTKVQLDIVYVEFLKFADVKKEVLDHDIHQIIEASKIYINNY
- the leuB gene encoding 3-isopropylmalate dehydrogenase, whose amino-acid sequence is MNLKIAVLAGDGIGPEVILQAKKALYAISVAYDHEFIFEDALIGATAIEKTRNPLPEQTLNLCLNTDAVLFGAIGNPKYDNNPESKIRPEQGLLKLRKELGLYANIRPIKPFKNLLDASPIKKEVIENVDFVIFRELTGGSYYGEKVINEEGTFASDICEYSENEINRITHQAFKAAQNRRKKVTLVDKANVLETSRLWRKLVKNIALQYPDVKLECQYIDNVAMQIITDPKQYDVILTENLFGDILSDEACAIMGSIGLMASASIGDHNALFEPIHGSYPQAKGKNIANPIASILSAAMLLEHFGLEKEAKKVYEAVEKAIEYKVVTIDLNPGSRFGTNDVGDFISNVILSKDDLYFKNDNVQIGQSTIV
- the ilvD gene encoding dihydroxy-acid dehydratase, which produces MELNKYSKIITQDETQPASQAMFYGIGLTEEDLKKAQVGIVSMGYDGNPCNMHLNDLAKDVKTGVWKEDLVGLIFNTIGVSDGISNGNDGMRFSLVSRDVIADSIETVMGAQWYDAMIAVPGCDKNMPGALMAMGRVNRPSIMVYGGSIHPGKWKGEDLNIVSAFEALGKKIKNTITPEDFKGVIQNACPGAGACGGMYTANTMSSAIEALGMSLPYSSSNPALSAEKKQECVDAGKAIKILLEKDIKPRDIMTRKAFENAITMVAVLGGSTNAVMHLIAMAHSVGIELTLKDFQDISDKTPLLADLKPSGKYLMEDLHNVGGVPAVMKYLLKEGLLHGDCLTVTGKTIAENLASVPDLQDGQQVIHEIQKALKATGNIQILYGNLATEGCVAKISGKEGEFFEGTAVVFEGEKDVIRGIQAGEVKPGNVVIIRYCGPKGGPGMSEMLKPTSAIMGAGLGNSVALITDGRFSGGSHGFVVGHVTPEAYEGGGIALIENGDVITIDAVNNTIDMKISDEEFSKRKANWKRPESPIKQGVLLKYMRSVSSASEGCVTDK
- the ilvB gene encoding biosynthetic-type acetolactate synthase large subunit; the encoded protein is MKISGAEAVIRCLLAEGVDLVYGYPGGAIMPVYDELYKFQDQLHHVLVRHEQGATHAAQGYARATGKVGVAIATSGPGATNLVTGIADAQIDSTPMVCITGQVGKHLLGSDAFQETDIIGISTPVTKWNYQVTEAHEIPKIIAKAFFIAKSGRPGPVLIDITKNAQFDELDFSYEKCTSIRSYTPKPTLNLEKVKEAADLINNAKKPYIIFGQGIILSEAEEQLKELVEKTGIPAAWTILGLSALPTDHPLNVGMLGMHGNYGPNILTNECDVLIALGMRFDDRITGNLATYAKQAKVIHFEIDPAEVDKNVKTTVAVLADVKEALTALIPLVESKTHDAWHNEFKEKYKIELEAVINEELAPTNNRGISMGETIEMINKHSNGDAIMVSDVGQHQMFTCRYSKFNKSKSNITSGGLGTMGFALPAAIGAKMGRPDREVVAIIGDGGFQMTIQELGTIFQTKVPVKIVVLNNEFLGMVRQWQELFFDNRYASTVMTNPNFTAIAEGYYIKSKKVTKREDLDEAVAEMMASKDSYFLEVMVEKENNVFPMIPTGASVSDIRLS
- the ilvN gene encoding acetolactate synthase small subunit, with product MENKMFTISVYSENNVGLLNRISGIFLKRHINILSLNVSESEIENVSRFIIVVNTTEKWVQNIVGQIEKQIEVIKAFYHIDEETIFLESALFKIESSLLFDERQIQNIIKDSKSEIVTVSREFFVISKSGKRSEIEDLYAKLKPFGIMQFVRSGRISVSKEKMEISTLLEALS
- the ilvC gene encoding ketol-acid reductoisomerase; this translates as MANYFNSLPLRLQLEQLGVCEFMDQSEFANGIDALAGKKVVIVGCGAQGLNQGLNMRDSGLDISYALRADAIAEKRASFKNATDNGFKVGTYEELIPTADLVCNLTPDKQHTAVVTAIMPLMKEGATLAYSHGFNIVEEGMQIRKDLTVIMCAPKCPGSEVREEYKRGFGVPTLIAVHPENDPNGEGLEQAKAYAVATGGHKAGVLKSSFVAEVKSDLMGEQTILCGMLQTGSILCFDKMVEKGIEPAYASKLIQYGWETITEALKHGGITNMMDRLSNPAKIEAYELADELKDIMRPLFQKHQDDIMSGEFSRNMMIDWANDDVNLLTWRAATGETNFEKTAPTTAAISEQEYFDNGVLMIAMVKAGVELAFETMTEAGIIEESAYYESLHELPLIANTVARKKLFEMNRVISDTAEYGCYLFDHACKPLLTEFMKTVETNIIGKPFSTSNGVDNAVLIAVNKSIRQHPIEEVGAWLRESMTAMKKIG